The segment AGGCCGCGCGCTCGCCGCCCACACCGACGGACCCGGCTCCACGCTACGACACATGAGACATGCATTAAAAAGACACGCACTCTTACGTCAATAGGTATCGAGAACCAACATGCTGTCATGAAATCATATTTTCTAGTTTCGTGGAGGCTTGTTACATCTTCTGTTATGAAAGTCTGAGGTTGATGTCATCAAGCTGTCTACAAAATATAAGGTTGTACTCACGTGCCCAGCTCGGGGTCATCGGCCGCGGCGGCCAGCGCTATGGAGTGAAGAGCGGCCAGAGGAGCGAGCGGGGCAAGCGGCGGGGGAGGGGGAGGGAGGAAGAGACGCCCGCGCAGATAATGAAGCCGACCAGCACGGGCGCGGCACACACAGCTGCGCCAGCTGCGGGGGTCGCTGTACTCACTGGGGGATAGACACAGATTATAATTCACTTTCACACCAGAAAAGTAGACGACGATAGAGCGAGCTAAGGAGGTCGGGGGAATCTCCGTCTAGAAACTTTAGTTAGTGAGTAGCGACTTGTCGAAAAATACAAGTAAAACTACAAATGAAAGTTGTAACTTGAGCTCGTTTAGGAGCTTCGTGTGTGAAGTGAGGGTTATAGCTCACCTGAGTGTTATAGCGTGCGGCAGTCTGACGTCCAGTGTCCAGGCCAACAGCGCCACGAGCTGAGCGGACAGGCCGAGCGCCGCGCGGGCTCGCTGGGCGGCCGCGCTCGTCGAGGACGTCGACGTGGCCTCCTTACTCTGAGACACGGCTACACGACAGGACATGTTACGGACTTTACTTGACAGTTTATACTGATGGAAGGGTTGCGATGGTTTAGAATGAAATAGGTGACTGATGTTAAGATGTTCATCGAAgcacattgtaataaaaatgtctgcTAGAATTCAAGGAAAAACGAAATGAATAAatggtaaataaattgttaaatggTAAATATATATCCTGTATAACGATTACTACATTTTGTCTAAATATCGACGAGGACGACGATGAGATGAACTGGGACTTGTgatccaggtgtaggtttaaggggctccTATCTaaagcgcgttaaacgctctcCTcatcgtccaagctcctctcctaCCTAACccaatttgaaacgaacctactagggctgccttcgaagtacgttccagaatgagttgatgtgagttctggacagaaCCAAGTCTTTTAATAGGTTGTAGGGAGAATAGTAGTTATAcatctcgctcccacttctaccgcgtacaaatttaagATGAACCTATTCCTAGTGAGtccgttagtgagctcgtaacaTTATTGActttgatggcatggtcttcgGGGTTGTTGGTTCCCTAGGAACCGTAGCTCTACTGACACAACGTTCtttaaaatttgcgaatacaagaatatgtctggtctggacgccgacgcacaaatattcTCAGATTTCTTTCTCATTCGTATcctcattatagtccaatcgcgagccgctttaaggattaTATTTTCGGGGAATCCCGCTTAGTAACAGTCATCAGAATCTAAAATCTAGCAGTAAATTTTTCAATGCTTTGCCAGTGTCTGATATAAAAGGATTTATTACTCCGTTAAGGGCGAGTCTATTCTACACATCAGATTATGCTGACCTCTAGACTGTATTGGTTATGACGGCCAGGAAGCAAATACttgaaaacaaagttttgtcACAGAAAGTGACACACAGCATGgactcattttaaaataactaaatttaaatcaataatatttcgattattttggTTTGTATGAACAATGTAAAACTACAATAAAGAGTTAGCTGGAGATAATGTTAAGGCTTATGATaagtttaaatgtatacaagTATCTTAGCACTCTCAACCCAGGCTGTATGTGCGAGTAGTCGGCGTCTATATCGATCCAGGGCGCAACTATATGAAGCTGGGGTCTCTTGGGAGGCTCCTCCTCGATGTCTGACCCCACAAACTCCATGTCCTCTATACTGTCACTGGAAATGATAATTCAGACGttgtaatataagtttatattattcgatTAACAGTCAACAGTATGAAGTAAATTGTTTCtttgtgtataattatataaggctTAGAGATAGTGAGAGGAGTATTTCCTTAAGATTCAGTAATTAAAAACACTTCATGttcttatatttctttgacATTTTCATATAGTGACCAATATTAGACAAGATAACTACATTTCTCCTCTAAGCTTTCTTAGTTAAACAACATCATGCTTCCTctcaaaatgttaatataaaactacctAAATCATTCAATTCAGTATAAGGGTTGTTACCTGAATCGTAGCTCATGTATATAGGGAATATATATCGTGTTAGCTGTCTGATTCTGGATCTCCTTAAAGCCGCTAGTGACTGAGCCTGGtcgttatataaacatatcttAGTTTGTAATTCTAGTCTTGGCTTGAGCGTTTTCCGAGACTCGATACTCTCTTTTGGTATCTTGGCatttttgatttcaattcGCTGTTGTACGCCTTTAGTTCTAACAACTCCTTCTTCCGTAAATCAATGATACTTCTTCGTTGTTCAATGGCTAATCTTATTAAGTCAAGTTTGTCTCTGGACTGTTTCGTTTCCGTTACAAGCATGTCTTTCTTCATCTTTGGTGCTAACAACATCTCACACCTTTCTAACACGTACTGTCTGTTGATCTTCATACGCATCAGTTTCACCTGTTTCTCTGAATATCTgagaaaatgatattttttttatataatattgaaaccgCCTTTTATGAGTATAGTTATaagattcattattatttacttctgGTTACTGACACAATTATTACACATATGTGTGACAGAAATGCAACTAGCAATTTGCAAAATAGACTAAGAGAAGCcttatgtttaatttcttcTCCATGTGGCGAGGGTCACCTTACATGttggtttatataaatatattatattttcctatgTGTTAAGATAATTCAAATATCTCGGACAAGTCATAAAGATCAATCAGTTACTCAAATCTTACCTATCGAATAAGGAACGGAGGAATGTACAAAGTTTCCGTTTTTAACACATTCAGcacaataaaagttttttttcacGGTGTAACAGagaatacatttgtataatgtCCATCGCTCTCCGTGGAGGAGACCCTGAAGTCCCGGGGAGCCTCGCTTTCAGTTAGATAGCCATCGCCATTGTTTTGCAAAActgttattgaatattacatCGCAATTGAACACAAAAACTTGTCATTGTCAGCTGGTGAAAGGAATATTTTGACAGCGATGGCAGTTAGTGACTTTGACGTTTATAAGCAGTGATTGtcaatgtcaaataaaaagacTTGGGGTGTCTTCTAGGgacgtaaataatttttatttagacgtaaattaatgaaacacaGAACGATTAATAAACGATAagcttgaatattttttaattatttaaacacagTACATTAAATGAATGTTAGTACGGATGATGTAAATCTTTTTTGTAAATCTTTGGTACTGCTAAAGCGTCTGATGTCATTCTTAAGCTTATGTtactaatttgttatataaaaatttgatatggTCGAGAAAATTCAGTGGCagttataaaatctttataaaagtgggagtgtttataaaaataggcTGTTTATTAAGCTAGAGATAATACTACTTTTGAGAAAAATTGCAGAGACTATCAGTCTTACCAAACAGTACAATTTGAAAAACTCTGTGCAACAGTGTATAAATTTCTTGTTAATTTCTAATTTCGTTGTCTATAACGGTTGTTTAATTAcggataaattttgttattatttgttaaacaaggtcgttaatatttttacggtcgcttttataatattttttttccgcaACCACTTTAATAGAAgtcaaaattcttaatataatattttatggtcCCTATTTCAGTACTTGAGGATagtaatgatataattttaatgtaataatattcaatttctcGTACATCCGTTCGTTACTGACAGGTGTCAATGAATCTGATGTTCAtgtcatttacaaataaatattatattttataagtcaaattacaaaacattcaataaaatttaaattgatcgTATCACTTTTAAAACGTGTAGTCACACGATTTCAATCTCAATTGTGGGGAGAAGGTGTAATTAATTCAGGGCCAAAAATGGCTATTTGtttaggtatatttaatttgtattttaagagTTGGATTCTTCCAATACCCTTCTTTCTGGATTATTTGGCCggttaaactttatataaagataatgttTCTTCGTCAATACTACCTACATTTAGTGATTTCGTTCATTAGTATTACAACTAAGAActactttaaaattgtaatcagtgtttatttcttttttttcacgaacacagttttatatagtatttggATTTCAAGaaatttcgtaaaatatagttaaaaaatttgacttaagtatatattttaatttagctaTCTACCACGAATGTTCTTactgatagtttttttgtttattttagaaagtaatttaatatacttaacagttaatatcatattatgtatgaacattagtactttttataaactagatgacaaatttgtaaataacataaaattagttttctttGATGCAATTagacaatatatttgaatgagtacgtaatttttatttatgagaatGTTGAACTAATTAAGTGATTTTGGTAGTCTATGAAATGTTTGTCGGATACGGATATACTATCACAACAGCGTACAAAAAGTGTGCTACCGATCAATTTCAATCTTTCATTCTCAAAATAAAGTTGcgatttacttaaaaaaaaaggaaaaagattaaaataccACTATACCTATATAGGAATAGAGTTCTAGAAGCAAAATTGCAAACTACTGATTAATTACCAACAGTAGGTACTGTcgcttcaataataaataaaaatatgccacggcaataacaataatttatgataaaggTGTCAAGATGTAgaatatttcctttaaaaacaatttgaaatcCAGAGTAAAATACAGGTTAATATTAAGGTTTCACGAAGATAACATTACGATTCACATTCACTAGGATTCGCTTCTTACGATCATATAatccttttataaaaactgcaaattagttttttttctattagttactacagattaatttacaaaattattttaatttacctcAAAGCAAAATGTCATCCTAGGCAGTGTTACCAGTGTTTTGATTAAGGCATTATCTTTGGAAGGCTCTATTTTGGAAAGTTGCTTCACAAGTATAAGGTGGTATcttatttgcttttttttagCATACAATCTCTAACTGACTGATTGTGATTCAGAAAATCACCTAGGTTTAAACAACAAACGTAAAATGTTCAACAGAGTAATCATATAACTTTCACTTGTAACGTGAGAATAATTCTACGTACAAAGGTACGTACAGGATTAACACAAGCAATTAACAACTGTCGTTATATACGGACCGACTTATGTGGATTTAACTCAGAATGTTGGCAAAATATTGAACAGTCCGTGTAATCaacgttatttaatataaggtaGATATCAAACTTTTCTCAAGCACTAATTATGGAACATTCTCGCAGTTTCTGGTCATTGAAGAGGAAATTATTCATTGAAAACGAAAAAGATTCTTAATGTTGTGAGCTTAATAGATCATGAACCATTTCCTATATATAATAgctgaagaataaaaaaaacattgttgaaGAGAAAAGTCCTAGTTTGGTCCTCGTATATGACTGCgtgttataactataaaaaataatagatataagTTGATACTTAAGTCGATAACTCCagcattttctttaaattattaggttTATTGTTCGAGAGATTTGTAAATATCCTCCTCTACATTAGTTTTTGCAACAAAAATCCAAATTTGTCTGCAAACGAAAAAAAGTGTTGAAGCAGATctagaaaatacaataatcacataaaaatcatcaacatttataagtttttttaatagtatatatcTGAGAAAAATACTTAACGAATAACGATGATGTAAATaagctataataaaaaattaatatgaagatGACGGTCAGTCAGTACACACTACACGGCATCGTTGCCTCCTTCAACAGTTTCAATAGCTGAGACGAAgattattagtaattaataattatcatccAGTTTCTCAAGAGAACAAGCTAATGTGATTGGAATTGAAATGGTCACAGTAAATTCAAAGAGTTTCTGACATCTGAAAAActctaatcatattttaattacaattgtaACGTTTTAAACAGTGTAAGCAAAGACTAAGCAGACAGCTCATGTATGTCTACTTATCAGAGCTTACTAAACAATTACATATTCGAATCAGATTTGATCTTCTAAACCTATAAGACCTCATAATCACCTTACAATAGATCGTGACGTAATGAGTTCACAGCCACTGAATACAGTTTCATTGAAGGCTGTTATAATTGTCAGCTTTTacgttaaaattacatatgtatttataaatcagaacatagattttatgtatgttGGATTATCTCCTGGTTTTGCTCCTttgataatagttttatatataagttggGCAcatgaaacattttcttttggaTTCAGTGCACTATTTAGTGTTGATATTGtcaaacattttcatctcgtcttccTGAGATCCAGTTATTGTAACGTCGTCAAAAACATCaggtaaatgttaaatatagagaaagtattagatattattaaagtagaaCGTATTAgtgaatataacaaaaaaatatatcattcacGCAAAAAGTCACAAGGAATGTGAGGCGCAGTACAAACGAGCtgatgtaaaatatgtatataaggtCATAAATAGTACTACAAACTATTTCAATGTGGTCTCTGTTGTTGTAACGCGAAGTATAGTTATTAGAGCCACACCATTACATGaatttcacattaaatttGGTGTAAATtacgttattatatattctcgAACTTTGATTAATTTCAGCATTTTTCTAGTATATGAACGCGTATGATCAGATGAATACCTGGTAATAGTAGTTATATGATATGCTTCTtgttatattctaaaatttcGACTGGACATAGCTTGACATTCCAATTGTTGGTAGGCGGAAATGAAGTCGTAGTTGGTGAAGGCACTATCTCAGTACCCTCTCTTAAGAAGTGTCCCATAATACTCAACCatatactaataattaaattataaaactatctcAACTTGATAACGTACAATGACTTCTCCGTTATACAAAAGTTTGAAACAACAAGAGATTGCAGAGATCCAAAGTCTAAGCACACTTGTTTACAAGTACCAAGTCGTGATAGCCATTGGTGTGCCTGAATATCAAATGGCTCATATAATAGTTCTTATATGTTATTCTTAAAGCGTTGtggtgtattaaataataaaaatataggcttttcttaaagaaaatattctatttcaaAAAGATTTCACGTGTAATAATGTTGATTTGAGGATCGTAGCAGATAAACTTATTGACTTGAAAAATTTTaggtaatataatagtaaaataagaGGATTGACGTGATCCAGGCATCATCTAGCTTGCTTGAGTAGAGCTAGCTCAGTCATTGTGCAACTTAAAAAATCTCAAAGCGCACTATACAAATGTACACAACAATTTCTTTAttcgatatttaatatttaatttttaaagagcatttttgatttaaatgccTTACCCATGCCCTGAAATTACAATATGTTTACCTTACAactatatgatatgatatgattttaGAAATCTAAACAGTCCTGTCTACGCTAAACTTAATTACCCAATAGGTGCTAATAATCTCAAActttcagataatattttcagtaagtGTCGCGTGTAATATCAACAAAACCTCaagtaatacatattttatgttcaatatGTTTCGTTTCGTAAATAGCACATCAATCCGGCGTGTTTATGACAAAATAGTAAGTAATACACCCGTCTTATTGAAATGATATCTCGAAGATGAggctattttctttttttttggtgtgTACGATATCAGCACAGCTCGCTACATCATTCCcgtcttatttatattcaacattCTGTTACAACATTGACTTGTTATATTACAGTATCTTACAGTAAAGAGCGAATGTCAAATattgtcaatatataaaatatgacacaTTGGTTGTTGTAAAAATGTAGTTATATCCGGGAGATTAGTCACTAGAGAtgcataacataaatatttaacacataaATAAGTAACACCGTAAAAAATTGTGCTCTTGATTAAGTCGAAAGAAAGTAGTATAGTTAAAATACATAGATGGTTTGAATCCGGTCTTCCAACTACCAGGACCTTGCTGTTTGCCAATTTTAACAACACGTCAACA is part of the Danaus plexippus chromosome 2, MEX_DaPlex, whole genome shotgun sequence genome and harbors:
- the LOC116765208 gene encoding LOW QUALITY PROTEIN: beclin 1-associated autophagy-related key regulator (The sequence of the model RefSeq protein was modified relative to this genomic sequence to represent the inferred CDS: inserted 2 bases in 2 codons; deleted 1 base in 1 codon) — protein: YSITVLQNNGDGYLTESEAPRDFRVSSTESDGHYXKCILCYTVKKNFYCAECVKNGNFVHSSVPYSIRYSEKQVKLMRMKINRQYVLERCEMLLAPKMKKDMLVTETKQSRDKLDLIRLAIEQRRSIIDLRKKELLELKAYNSELKSKMPRYQKRVSSLGKRXKPRLELQTKICLYNDQAQSLAALRRSRIRQLTRYIFPIYMSYDSSDSIEDMEFVGSDIEEEPPKRPQLHIVAPWIDIDADYSHIQPGLRSKEATSTSSTSAAAQRARAALGLSAQLVALLAWTLDVRLPHAITLSEYSDPRSWRSCVCRARAGRLHYLRGRLFLPPPPPPLAPLAPLAALHSIALAAAADDPELGTVEPGPSVWAASARPGRTPAPGRPGRSRAARTSHLARGWTDGGGVRVSAGAPSLVTSAAASLASIASVWRGWTKYHTHTSIDTETPTHTLPIHTTRNFFVSSLLI